Proteins encoded by one window of Arachis ipaensis cultivar K30076 chromosome B04, Araip1.1, whole genome shotgun sequence:
- the LOC107636395 gene encoding uncharacterized protein LOC107636395, which produces MSTTYLLAYIDDIFVTVTNSTEIKSLIQQLHAIFTLKDLGEMSFFQGVKAIKSLLNSLFLKQSKYLKELLWRANMTNAKLVSTPMLSSPKLTTSTGSPFENPSLYRSVVSGLQYATITRPEIAYSVSKVSQYMHALTDLHWKSVKRILCHLVGTIDLGLQIHKSDNLRIMAFCDSNWATDTDDGKSVSGYCVFLGTNLITWSSGKQ; this is translated from the coding sequence ATGTCCACCACCTATCTACTGGCCTATATTGATGACATTTTCGTCACAGTCACTAATTCCACTGAAATCAAGAGCTTGATTCAACAGCTGCATGCCATATTCACCCTCAAGGATCTTGGTGAAATGAGCTTCTTTCAAGGGGTTAAAGCGATCAAGAGCTTGCTAAATTCTCTATTTCTCAAACAGTCCAAATATCTTAAAGAGCTCTTATGGAGAGCTAACATGACAAATGCCAAACTAGTGTCGACCCCTATGCTCAGTAGTCCCAAGCTCACAACAAGCACAGGATCTCCCTTTGAAAATCCCTCACTTTATAGATCTGTGGTAAGTGGGCTTCAATATGCCACCATTACTAGACCCGAGATTGCTTACTCTGTCAGCAAGGTGTCTCAATACATGCATGCTCTAACAGATCTACACTGGAAATCAGTGAAGCGAATTCTTTGCCACCTGGTAGGGACGATTGATCTGGGTTTACAGATCCACAAGAGTGACAACTTAAGAATCATGGCCTTCTGTGATTCAAATTGGGCCACAGACACTGATGATGGCAAGTCTGTCTCAGGATATTGTGTTTTTCTTGGCACGAATCTAATCACCTGGTCGAGTGGAAAGCAATAG